The Salvelinus sp. IW2-2015 linkage group LG8, ASM291031v2, whole genome shotgun sequence genome window below encodes:
- the LOC139028186 gene encoding LOW QUALITY PROTEIN: exportin-5-like (The sequence of the model RefSeq protein was modified relative to this genomic sequence to represent the inferred CDS: inserted 2 bases in 2 codons): MSKASTPGSVTELSLPLQDIYMTLLTISFTSLSWKDTSNCHXTASMVCWXLLRQVVGGNLLPEAVTWFYASVLKGLQMHGQHEVCNSALTQLALIIYDNLRPRYIELRSVMTQIPSINLEALDQYDQRLLEPTSTQKVGEKKRKDQFKKLIAGTVGKALGQQFKKEVHIRNLPSLFKKPKLEKRDIVEPSETGSLAALFSPTQNDI, translated from the exons ATGAGTAAAG CATCGACCCCTGGCAGTGTGACagaactctctcttcctctgcaggACATCTATATGACCTTGTTGACGATCTCGTTCACCTCTTTGTCCTGGAAGGACACCAGCAACTGTC GCACCGCCTCCATGGTGTGCT ACCTGCTGAGACAG GTCGTAGGGGGGAACCTTCTGCCAGAGGCGGTCACATGGTTCTATGCCAGTGTTCTGAAGGGACTGCAGATGCACGGACAGCACGAGGTCTGTAACTCAGCCCTCACACAACTGGCCCTGATTATATATGACAACCTG CGGCCACGGTACATTGAGCTAAGGAGTGTGATGACTCAGATCCCCAGCATCAatctggaggctctggaccagtACGACCAGCGGCTGCTGGAGCCCACCTCCACCCAGAAggtgggagagaagaagaggaaggaccAGTTCAAGAAGCTCATTGCCGGCACCGTGGGG aaAGCTCTGGGCCAGCAATTTAAAAAGGAGGTACATATCAGAAATCTCCCATCTCTCTTTAAGAAGCCCAAGCTGGAGAAAAGGGACATTGTGGAGCCCAGTGAGACTGGATCTCTAGCAGCTCTCTTCTCCCCAACACAGAACGACATCTAG